One window of Mesotoga sp. BH458_6_3_2_1 genomic DNA carries:
- the ftsA gene encoding cell division protein FtsA translates to MARGKDYTVSLDVGTNTLKGVVVSREQTGQMTLEAYGSVKTVGLDKGEVKDAVALKQSIQKLIEDLTGQMGKKDVEADFKISFTDGDYSVFSENIEEVLSEDKQVMVREQTIMTIMSRLKAEKMKTGNTNIHRSYIRKYILDDDKVVFNPVEMYAKKLNVEMVFVSSEGKSVEIFRRLFEELFGRGDFFISPALISASEAVLTDTEKQHGVVSVVLGHSFSEIVIYRENLPVYISRIPLGIRHIVLDVARVLGTSVDEAERLLVNYGHCSMFPPDSEDVVEYFGLDERTRKNVSVRRLSTVIYARVKELLNKIRKEIQLFVINNPEYSEERIPGGVVFSGGGSKLRGLTDVGVESLKMPVRIGTYETSFNKRIENSHDVANDPVFSSCLGNLVSPEEVQGEAVESVVERPKKGFGSFIKSLFFGGVDDEL, encoded by the coding sequence ATGGCCAGGGGGAAGGATTATACAGTTTCTCTCGATGTTGGCACGAACACCCTCAAGGGTGTGGTGGTAAGTAGAGAACAGACAGGTCAGATGACTCTTGAGGCTTATGGAAGTGTCAAGACTGTTGGACTTGACAAGGGCGAAGTTAAAGACGCGGTCGCTCTTAAGCAGTCGATTCAGAAGCTGATCGAGGACCTAACGGGTCAGATGGGTAAGAAAGATGTTGAAGCGGACTTCAAGATAAGTTTCACGGACGGAGATTATTCAGTATTTTCCGAAAACATTGAAGAGGTTCTCTCCGAAGACAAACAGGTAATGGTTAGAGAGCAGACGATAATGACCATTATGAGCCGTTTAAAGGCCGAGAAGATGAAGACGGGTAACACTAACATACACAGAAGTTATATACGCAAGTATATTCTTGATGATGACAAAGTCGTCTTCAACCCCGTCGAGATGTATGCTAAGAAACTTAACGTGGAGATGGTCTTTGTTTCCAGCGAAGGAAAGTCAGTCGAAATATTCCGAAGGCTTTTCGAAGAGCTTTTCGGAAGGGGCGACTTTTTCATTTCTCCGGCGTTGATCTCTGCCTCGGAAGCGGTACTCACCGACACCGAAAAGCAGCACGGAGTGGTAAGCGTAGTTTTGGGTCACAGTTTTTCGGAGATTGTTATCTACAGAGAGAATCTTCCTGTTTACATCTCAAGAATTCCTCTTGGAATAAGACACATAGTCCTTGATGTTGCCAGAGTACTGGGCACATCTGTAGATGAAGCCGAGAGACTTCTCGTAAACTATGGTCACTGCAGCATGTTCCCACCGGATTCCGAAGACGTTGTGGAATACTTCGGCCTAGATGAGAGAACAAGAAAGAACGTCTCTGTCAGGAGGCTGTCCACTGTGATATACGCAAGAGTTAAGGAACTCCTGAACAAGATAAGGAAAGAGATTCAACTCTTCGTGATAAACAATCCCGAGTATTCGGAAGAGAGAATTCCCGGCGGAGTGGTCTTTAGTGGTGGGGGTTCAAAGCTGAGAGGATTGACAGATGTGGGAGTAGAATCTCTGAAAATGCCAGTAAGAATTGGAACATACGAAACCAGTTTCAACAAGCGTATTGAGAACAGCCATGATGTTGCTAATGATCCCGTATTCAGTTCGTGTTTGGGCAATCTGGTCTCCCCCGAGGAAGTACAGGGAGAAGCTGTAGAGAGCGTGGTAGAAAGACCTAAAAAAGGTTTCGGATCCTTTATTAAATCCCTCTTCTTTGGAGGTGTAGATGATGAGCTTTGA
- the gyrB gene encoding DNA topoisomerase (ATP-hydrolyzing) subunit B yields MSDLYNAQNIKILKGLDPVRKRPGMYIGSTGKSGLHHLVYEIVDNSIDEAMGGYCDNISIVITEDGSVVVSDNGRGIPIDIHPDTGTSALEVVMTTLHAGGKFSKDSYKISGGLHGVGASVVNALSEWMIVEVMVDGKVYRQKYERGKALAPVEIVGETKEKGTITSFKPDPLIFNITDFDFDILEARFKELAYLNGGIKITFEDRRNEEKRSYHFEGGIVEFVKALTKNKKSIHKDPIYLEGSYNDVKIQLAMQYTTSYDEDVLTFVNNIKTIEGGTHLTGFKTVLTKTMNDLGRKHNILKEKDLNLQGEDLREGLSAILSVFVKEPQFEGQTKAKLGNDEAFEAVMKVVKEKLEEHFDYNQKDLKSILSKALEASRARLAAKKAREMIRRKNALENTTLPGKLADCISGNLDETEIFIVEGDSAGGSAKMARSREMQAILPLRGKILNVEKAGLDRMLKSETISNIIVALGTGMGEDFNMESLRYGRIIIMTDADVDGAHITTLLLTLFYRYMTPLITTGKVYIAQAPLYKIEMNRQKFYFYSDEELTTFLKEHSDRKLNYSRFKGLGEMNPEQLWETTMNPNDRKLVQISIEDAQEADRVFTILMGSEVEERRSFIQRHALSISNLDV; encoded by the coding sequence ATGTCTGATTTATACAACGCTCAAAATATAAAGATCCTTAAGGGGCTCGATCCCGTCAGAAAGCGACCTGGAATGTATATTGGGTCGACGGGAAAGTCCGGTCTTCACCATCTCGTTTATGAAATCGTCGACAATAGCATAGACGAGGCAATGGGCGGTTACTGCGACAATATAAGTATCGTAATAACGGAGGACGGTTCCGTCGTTGTCAGCGACAACGGAAGGGGAATACCGATAGATATCCATCCCGATACAGGGACGAGCGCTCTTGAAGTGGTAATGACGACACTCCACGCCGGAGGGAAGTTCTCGAAAGACTCTTACAAGATAAGTGGAGGCCTCCACGGTGTCGGCGCTTCTGTGGTAAACGCTTTGTCTGAGTGGATGATAGTCGAAGTAATGGTAGATGGCAAAGTCTATCGACAGAAGTATGAACGAGGAAAGGCTCTTGCTCCAGTCGAAATCGTTGGAGAGACAAAAGAAAAGGGAACAATAACGAGCTTCAAGCCGGACCCTCTTATATTCAACATTACCGACTTTGACTTCGACATCCTTGAGGCGAGATTCAAAGAACTTGCCTACCTCAATGGAGGAATAAAAATCACCTTTGAAGACAGAAGAAATGAAGAGAAGAGGAGCTATCACTTCGAAGGTGGAATTGTTGAGTTCGTAAAGGCTCTGACCAAAAACAAGAAATCAATTCATAAAGATCCTATCTACTTAGAAGGTTCATACAATGATGTGAAGATTCAGCTCGCCATGCAGTACACCACTTCATACGACGAGGATGTACTCACCTTCGTGAACAACATAAAGACTATCGAAGGGGGAACTCATCTCACCGGGTTCAAGACGGTCCTCACAAAGACAATGAATGATCTGGGCAGAAAGCACAACATTTTGAAGGAAAAAGATCTGAATCTCCAGGGTGAAGACCTGAGGGAAGGGCTTTCCGCGATTCTGAGCGTTTTTGTAAAGGAACCGCAATTTGAGGGTCAGACTAAAGCTAAACTCGGGAACGATGAGGCCTTCGAAGCAGTGATGAAGGTAGTGAAAGAGAAACTTGAAGAGCACTTCGACTACAATCAGAAGGATCTAAAGTCAATACTTAGTAAGGCCCTTGAAGCTTCCAGAGCAAGGCTTGCAGCTAAAAAAGCAAGAGAGATGATTCGAAGAAAGAACGCTCTCGAGAATACAACTCTTCCTGGCAAACTTGCAGATTGTATCTCCGGGAATCTAGATGAAACCGAGATATTCATTGTCGAGGGAGATTCTGCCGGCGGTTCGGCGAAAATGGCACGCTCTAGAGAGATGCAGGCTATTCTTCCGCTGAGAGGCAAGATACTGAACGTGGAAAAGGCCGGACTGGACAGAATGTTGAAGAGCGAAACAATAAGCAATATTATCGTCGCTCTCGGGACAGGTATGGGCGAGGATTTTAATATGGAATCACTGAGATACGGAAGGATCATAATCATGACCGATGCCGATGTCGACGGCGCACACATAACCACATTGCTTCTTACGCTCTTCTATCGGTATATGACACCGCTGATAACCACTGGAAAAGTCTACATTGCTCAAGCTCCACTTTATAAGATTGAAATGAATCGCCAGAAATTCTATTTTTATAGCGATGAGGAACTTACTACTTTTCTGAAAGAGCATTCTGACCGAAAGCTGAATTACTCGAGATTCAAAGGGCTCGGTGAGATGAATCCCGAGCAGCTTTGGGAGACGACAATGAACCCCAACGACAGGAAATTAGTGCAGATTAGTATTGAAGATGCACAGGAAGCTGATCGTGTGTTCACCATTCTAATGGGTAGCGAGGTGGAGGAAAGAAGGTCGTTTATACAACGACATGCACTAAGTATTTCCAATCTTGACGTATGA
- a CDS encoding DUF4894 domain-containing protein, with protein sequence MSLSLRAGICVVVLFTIWMFCIANFVLESFFTAPVEQLTRIVNSGEILVEFPLAFRRTWKTDIIYPPGSIDVSGGRVYLKPGKFVVSYEDKYYWVSEDFVIVDYADLTEIFNHPVIGGVRFLLTNGVYVASERDIDIFAGAVEGILADRSVLALVSYFDFENNVLLLRRGIRVKVMDWESLEANRDLLLQLENASDRSEYIFLSDGKLLRAR encoded by the coding sequence ATGAGTCTTTCACTTAGAGCCGGGATTTGCGTGGTGGTCCTTTTTACCATTTGGATGTTTTGCATAGCGAATTTCGTACTGGAGTCATTCTTCACGGCTCCCGTTGAGCAGTTGACCAGGATAGTCAATTCGGGAGAGATTCTAGTTGAATTTCCGCTGGCCTTTAGAAGAACATGGAAAACTGATATAATTTACCCACCGGGAAGTATTGATGTTTCCGGAGGTAGGGTCTATTTGAAACCGGGAAAGTTTGTTGTTAGCTATGAAGACAAATACTACTGGGTATCGGAGGATTTTGTTATAGTTGATTACGCCGATCTTACCGAGATTTTCAATCACCCGGTTATTGGCGGGGTAAGATTTCTTCTTACTAATGGAGTTTATGTAGCTAGCGAAAGAGACATAGACATTTTTGCCGGAGCGGTAGAGGGCATTCTTGCTGACAGAAGCGTACTGGCACTGGTATCATACTTTGACTTTGAGAACAACGTACTACTTCTCAGACGCGGGATTCGAGTTAAAGTTATGGACTGGGAGAGCTTAGAAGCAAACAGGGACCTTCTTCTTCAGCTAGAAAACGCCTCCGACAGAAGCGAATATATTTTCTTGAGTGATGGTAAACTGTTGAGAGCGAGGTGA
- the ftsZ gene encoding cell division protein FtsZ — protein MSFEIDTGKKNAEIRLPSIKVIGVGGAGGNAVNRMISEGIHGVTFIAANTDIQVLESNKAELKIQLGTELTRGLGAGGNPNVGERAAEESVDEIGTFLEDTDLLFITAGMGGGTGTGAAPIVASIAREMGILTVAVVTTPFFFEGNTRLKTAHEGLRRLKNSVDTLIRISNNKLLQELPPNTSIVDAFAKADETLHHGIKGISELITKRGYINLDFADVESVLRNAGTAMLGIGVGSGERRAEEAARRALESRLLEKPIDNATGIILNVSAKNITLREMNIAAAIVRQNCSEDADVKLGLIVDPDMNDDELDITLIAAGLELDEGELMGDASDIPAIYRFGLDINEEE, from the coding sequence ATGAGCTTTGAGATTGACACTGGTAAGAAGAATGCTGAAATCAGATTGCCATCAATAAAAGTAATTGGCGTCGGTGGAGCCGGAGGAAATGCTGTTAACAGAATGATCTCTGAGGGAATACACGGAGTGACATTCATTGCGGCCAATACGGATATTCAGGTCCTCGAAAGCAACAAGGCCGAACTGAAGATTCAGCTTGGAACGGAGCTGACACGAGGTCTTGGAGCCGGCGGAAACCCCAACGTTGGCGAAAGAGCCGCCGAGGAGTCCGTCGACGAGATCGGAACATTTCTTGAGGATACCGATCTTCTTTTCATCACTGCAGGCATGGGGGGCGGTACAGGAACGGGTGCGGCTCCAATAGTAGCTTCGATAGCTAGAGAGATGGGAATTCTTACTGTTGCCGTAGTGACGACCCCCTTCTTCTTTGAAGGAAACACCCGCTTGAAGACTGCCCATGAAGGATTGAGAAGACTAAAGAATTCGGTGGACACACTAATAAGAATCTCGAATAACAAGCTTCTGCAAGAGTTACCGCCGAACACTTCAATCGTAGATGCCTTTGCAAAGGCCGACGAGACTCTTCATCACGGAATAAAGGGTATTTCCGAGCTCATAACAAAGCGCGGGTATATCAACCTTGATTTTGCCGATGTCGAGTCGGTTTTGAGAAATGCCGGAACGGCGATGCTGGGCATTGGAGTAGGCTCCGGTGAGAGACGCGCCGAAGAAGCTGCGCGAAGAGCCCTTGAAAGCCGCTTACTGGAAAAGCCTATCGATAATGCGACGGGAATAATTCTCAACGTCTCCGCCAAGAACATTACGCTCAGAGAGATGAATATTGCTGCCGCAATTGTGAGACAGAACTGCAGTGAGGATGCAGATGTCAAACTCGGACTTATTGTTGATCCTGACATGAACGATGATGAGCTTGATATAACCTTGATAGCGGCAGGCTTGGAACTCGATGAAGGCGAATTGATGGGCGACGCTTCAGACATTCCCGCGATCTACAGATTCGGATTGGATATAAACGAGGAGGAATAG